From Bacillus sp. Bos-x628, the proteins below share one genomic window:
- a CDS encoding glycoside hydrolase family 1 protein, which yields METSQQTYTFPKGFWWGSAASATQTEGSVPGDGKGPNIWDYWFEQEPTRFFNGVGPGETSQFYRKYKEDIRLMKEIGHNSFRLSISWSRLLPEGKGAINEEAVAFYNDVINELIANDIEPFVNLYHFDMPMQLQKIGGWVNRQVVDDYVNYATLCFQLFGDRIKKWFTHNEPIVPVEGGYMYSFHYPNEVDFQKAVQAGFHEILSNAKAIQAYKQLKQGGKIGIILNLTPSYPRSQNPQDVEAAEIADAFFNRSFLDPAVKGNFPGKLVTILKKEGFMPHMEEGDLALIKENTIDLLGINYYQPRRVKAKEHMPHPSAPFMPNHYFDSFDMPGRKMNVYRGWEIYEKGIYDILKKIQADYDNIECFISENGMGVEGEERFMDEEGVIHDDYRIEFISEHLKWVHQAIQEGSNVKGYHLWTFMDNWSWTNAYKNRYGFVSVDLQEDGKRTIKKSGHWFQSVSEKNGF from the coding sequence ATGGAAACTAGTCAGCAAACATATACATTTCCAAAAGGTTTCTGGTGGGGATCAGCAGCATCTGCTACCCAAACAGAAGGCAGCGTCCCTGGAGATGGGAAAGGTCCGAATATTTGGGATTATTGGTTCGAGCAAGAACCAACTCGATTCTTTAACGGAGTAGGGCCAGGAGAAACATCACAATTTTATCGAAAGTATAAAGAAGATATTCGCCTCATGAAAGAAATTGGGCATAATTCGTTTCGTTTATCCATTTCATGGTCACGCCTTTTACCTGAAGGGAAAGGAGCCATCAATGAGGAAGCTGTCGCTTTTTACAATGATGTGATCAACGAGCTTATCGCAAATGATATCGAACCATTTGTGAATCTGTACCATTTTGACATGCCAATGCAATTACAGAAAATTGGTGGATGGGTGAACAGGCAGGTGGTGGACGATTATGTGAACTATGCCACATTATGCTTTCAATTATTTGGCGACCGTATCAAAAAGTGGTTTACTCATAATGAACCCATTGTGCCTGTAGAAGGCGGGTATATGTATAGCTTTCATTATCCAAACGAAGTGGATTTCCAAAAAGCTGTACAAGCAGGTTTTCATGAAATTTTATCAAATGCCAAGGCGATTCAGGCTTATAAACAGCTCAAGCAAGGAGGGAAGATTGGCATCATCCTAAATCTGACACCATCGTATCCTAGAAGTCAGAATCCACAGGATGTAGAAGCAGCAGAGATCGCCGATGCTTTCTTTAATCGGTCATTTTTAGACCCTGCTGTGAAAGGAAATTTCCCGGGAAAACTAGTGACGATTTTAAAGAAAGAAGGGTTTATGCCTCATATGGAAGAAGGAGATCTTGCACTGATCAAAGAGAATACCATCGACCTTCTCGGAATCAATTATTATCAGCCAAGAAGAGTGAAAGCGAAAGAGCATATGCCGCACCCGAGTGCACCTTTTATGCCAAACCATTATTTTGATTCGTTTGACATGCCAGGCAGAAAGATGAACGTATATCGAGGCTGGGAAATCTATGAAAAAGGCATTTACGATATTTTGAAAAAGATTCAAGCAGACTATGATAATATTGAATGCTTTATCTCCGAAAATGGAATGGGTGTTGAAGGAGAAGAACGTTTCATGGATGAGGAAGGTGTCATTCATGATGATTACCGAATCGAATTTATTTCAGAGCATTTAAAGTGGGTCCATCAAGCGATTCAAGAGGGAAGCAATGTAAAAGGGTATCACTTGTGGACGTTTATGGACAACTGGTCATGGACGAATGCGTATAAAAATCGCTATGGGTTTGTCTCTGTTGATTTGCAAGAAGACGGAAAACGAACCATAAAAAAAAGCGGACATTGGTTTCAATCGGTTTCAGAGAAGAATGGTTTTTAA
- a CDS encoding GntR family transcriptional regulator, which translates to MTKYELISEEIRKRIGSAFYPEDQPIPDENTLAAEFQCSRMTMKRALDILVAEGLLFRKRGHGTFIVKTALNQSAVNVSGQENKGLTKVMADKKVTSQIIRFDVHFPSKEVAAHLSIEPNTPVYDIIRLRLVEEEPYVLEKTFMPVNVIKEIDEEVLKGSVYEYITSTLHLKIAGAHKKIRAAKSDGLDQLYLGCEPNDPVLEVEQVAYLNIGRPFEYSFSRHRYDKFVFSTVEITKTGL; encoded by the coding sequence ATGACAAAGTATGAACTCATTTCAGAAGAAATTAGAAAACGAATAGGATCTGCATTTTATCCAGAAGATCAACCCATTCCAGATGAAAACACGCTTGCCGCTGAATTCCAATGCAGTCGAATGACGATGAAGCGTGCGCTCGATATTCTTGTTGCTGAAGGTTTGCTCTTTAGAAAGAGAGGTCATGGCACATTTATTGTGAAAACCGCGCTAAACCAAAGCGCAGTCAATGTATCAGGTCAGGAAAACAAAGGGTTAACCAAAGTCATGGCAGACAAAAAAGTCACAAGCCAAATCATTCGCTTTGATGTCCATTTTCCAAGCAAAGAGGTGGCAGCTCATTTATCCATTGAACCGAATACGCCAGTTTATGATATTATCCGGCTCCGCCTTGTAGAAGAAGAACCGTATGTATTAGAAAAGACCTTTATGCCGGTGAACGTCATAAAAGAGATAGATGAAGAAGTCCTCAAAGGTTCTGTTTATGAATACATTACAAGCACACTTCATTTGAAAATTGCTGGAGCGCACAAGAAAATCAGAGCAGCCAAATCAGACGGTCTCGATCAGCTTTATTTAGGGTGTGAACCGAATGATCCGGTTCTTGAAGTGGAGCAGGTGGCCTATTTAAACATAGGTCGTCCTTTTGAATATTCCTTTAGCCGGCATCGCTACGATAAGTTTGTCTTTTCAACTGTGGAAATTACGAAAACAGGTCTTTAA
- the zwf gene encoding glucose-6-phosphate dehydrogenase has protein sequence MNTETNYPKAVIVIFGATGDLAKRKLYPSIHRLYHSGKLGDQFAVVGVGRRPWSHEDLRAVVKESVSSDDEEAKTEEFISHFYYHDFDVSSPASYQTLNTLLSRLEGTYSIPNNRMFYLAMAPEFFGTIAKFLKSEGVSETTGWSRLVIEKPFGHDLPSAKTLNEEIRGAFSENQIYRIDHYLGKQMVQNIEVIRFANAIFEPLWTNRYISNIQITSSESLGVEDRARYYENSGALRDMVQNHMLQMVALLAMEPPIKLNTEEIRSEKRKVLRALRPISKEEVDQFFVRGQYDAGSIDGNLVPSYLKEQNVDPNSNTETFVAGKLLIDNFRWAGVPFYIRTGKRLEKKSTQIVVQFKDIPMNLYYGNGNSMHPNLLVIHIQPDEGITLHLNARKLDGGTYAKPIKLDYQTNYNDIMNTPEAYEKLIHDCLLGDATNFAHWDEVALSWNFVDPISEKWAENKDLKPNYPSGSMGPKEADQLLEKDGYHWWNI, from the coding sequence GTGAATACAGAAACGAACTATCCAAAAGCAGTGATTGTCATTTTTGGCGCAACAGGAGACCTTGCAAAACGCAAGCTGTACCCTTCTATACATAGACTTTATCATAGCGGAAAGCTTGGAGATCAATTCGCCGTTGTAGGTGTTGGACGCCGTCCTTGGTCTCACGAGGACCTCAGAGCTGTGGTGAAAGAATCCGTCTCATCTGATGATGAGGAAGCGAAAACAGAAGAGTTCATTTCTCATTTCTATTATCATGATTTTGACGTATCAAGTCCTGCTTCATATCAAACACTCAATACACTTCTTTCCAGACTTGAAGGAACATACAGTATTCCAAATAATCGCATGTTCTATTTAGCAATGGCACCGGAATTTTTCGGAACGATTGCGAAGTTTTTAAAGAGTGAAGGTGTGTCCGAAACAACCGGCTGGTCAAGGCTTGTGATTGAGAAACCATTTGGACATGACTTACCTAGTGCGAAAACATTGAATGAAGAGATTCGTGGTGCGTTTTCAGAAAACCAAATTTATCGTATTGATCACTATCTCGGTAAACAAATGGTTCAAAACATCGAAGTCATTCGTTTTGCAAATGCGATTTTTGAACCACTGTGGACAAACCGTTATATTTCTAACATCCAGATTACATCTAGTGAATCTTTAGGTGTAGAAGACCGAGCCAGATATTACGAAAATTCGGGTGCACTGCGAGATATGGTACAAAACCATATGCTTCAAATGGTGGCACTCTTAGCTATGGAGCCTCCAATCAAGTTGAATACAGAGGAAATCCGAAGCGAAAAACGGAAAGTGCTACGTGCCCTTCGTCCGATTTCTAAAGAAGAGGTCGATCAATTCTTCGTCCGCGGTCAATATGATGCTGGATCAATTGATGGCAACCTTGTTCCTTCATATCTTAAAGAGCAAAATGTGGACCCGAACTCAAATACAGAAACCTTTGTTGCTGGAAAACTGCTGATTGACAACTTTAGATGGGCAGGCGTTCCATTTTACATTCGTACAGGAAAACGATTAGAGAAGAAATCCACTCAAATCGTCGTTCAATTTAAAGACATTCCAATGAATCTGTACTATGGAAACGGCAATTCCATGCACCCGAACTTACTGGTCATTCACATTCAGCCTGACGAAGGGATTACCCTTCACCTGAACGCTCGTAAACTTGATGGCGGGACCTATGCAAAACCAATTAAACTGGACTACCAAACAAACTATAATGACATCATGAATACACCAGAAGCATATGAAAAGCTCATTCATGACTGTTTATTAGGCGACGCAACGAATTTCGCTCACTGGGATGAAGTGGCTCTATCTTGGAACTTTGTCGACCCAATTTCCGAGAAATGGGCAGAAAACAAAGACTTAAAGCCAAATTATCCTTCTGGTTCTATGGGGCCAAAAGAAGCCGATCAGCTTCTTGAAAAAGACGGATATCATTGGTGGAATATATAA
- the rnz gene encoding ribonuclease Z, with product MELLFLGTGAGIPAKTRNVTCTALKLLEERKAVWLFDCGEATQHQILHTSIKPRKIEKIFITHMHGDHVYGLPGLLGSRSFQGGEDELTIYGPNGIKAFVNAVLSATQTHLTYPLHIIEIDEGIVFEDDTFQVEAKCVSHGIPAYGYRVVEKDVPGALNAEALKEIGVKPGPLYQKLKNGETVTLEDGRMIDGTDYLEPPKKGRIVAFSGDTRVCENITRLAKDADVLVHEATFGKEDAELAYNYYHSTTEQAAQTAQEAGAKRLILTHISARYQGEEALKQLLKEARDIFPLTEAAYDFYSFTIHRT from the coding sequence ATGGAACTGCTCTTTTTAGGAACAGGTGCAGGCATTCCTGCAAAAACAAGAAACGTCACTTGCACAGCGCTTAAACTTTTAGAAGAGAGAAAAGCAGTGTGGCTTTTTGATTGCGGAGAAGCAACGCAGCATCAAATATTACATACAAGCATTAAACCAAGAAAAATCGAAAAAATTTTTATTACCCATATGCACGGTGATCATGTTTACGGTCTGCCAGGATTGCTTGGCAGCAGATCCTTTCAAGGCGGAGAAGATGAGCTGACAATTTATGGTCCAAATGGGATTAAAGCATTCGTGAATGCTGTGCTTTCTGCCACACAAACGCATTTGACATATCCGCTACATATAATAGAGATTGATGAAGGGATTGTCTTTGAAGATGATACGTTTCAAGTAGAAGCGAAATGTGTGTCTCATGGAATTCCTGCATACGGCTATCGGGTCGTTGAAAAAGATGTGCCAGGTGCATTAAATGCCGAAGCTCTAAAAGAAATCGGCGTTAAACCTGGACCTTTGTATCAGAAATTAAAAAATGGGGAAACCGTCACCCTAGAAGATGGAAGAATGATTGATGGAACCGATTATTTGGAACCTCCTAAAAAAGGGAGAATTGTAGCATTTTCAGGAGATACCCGTGTATGCGAGAATATAACAAGGCTTGCCAAAGATGCGGATGTGTTGGTCCATGAAGCAACATTCGGTAAAGAAGATGCGGAACTTGCCTACAATTATTATCACAGTACGACAGAACAAGCAGCGCAAACAGCGCAGGAAGCAGGCGCAAAAAGACTCATTTTGACCCATATTAGTGCAAGATATCAAGGAGAAGAGGCACTAAAACAACTACTAAAAGAAGCCCGCGATATTTTCCCGCTGACTGAAGCTGCATATGATTTCTATTCCTTTACCATTCACCGTACGTAA
- a CDS encoding aminotransferase class I/II-fold pyridoxal phosphate-dependent enzyme: MSGFTALSEAELNELYSRLQDEYETYKSKNLHLDMSRGKPSPKQLDLSMGMLDVVTSKDAMTAEDGTDVRNYGGLTGLPETKRFFADLLHLKPEQIIIGGNSSLNMMHDTIARAMTHGVYGSKIPWGELPKVKFLAPSPGYDRHFSICEFFNIEMITVDMKADGPDMDQVEKWVAEDEAIKGIWCVPKYSNPDGITYSDEVVDRLASMKTKADDFRIFWDNAYAVHHLTDTPDTLKDIFQAVEEAGHPNRVFMFASTSKITFPGSGVALMASSQDNNSLTQKQLSFQTIGPDKINQLRHLRFFKNADGLKEHMKKHAAIIKPKFDLVLSLLDEKLGGKGIAEWHKPNGGYFISLNTLEHCAKAVVEKAKEAGVTLTGAGATYPYGKDPLDRNIRIAPTFPTLQELKQAIDILTLCVQLVSIEKLLARKSQSAPTA, translated from the coding sequence ATGAGCGGTTTTACAGCGTTAAGTGAAGCAGAATTGAATGAACTTTATTCGAGACTACAAGATGAGTACGAAACGTACAAAAGTAAAAACTTACACTTAGACATGTCTAGAGGTAAGCCTTCGCCAAAACAGCTCGATTTGTCAATGGGCATGCTCGATGTTGTGACGTCAAAGGATGCGATGACAGCAGAAGATGGCACAGATGTGCGTAACTATGGCGGCTTGACGGGCCTTCCTGAAACGAAGCGATTTTTTGCAGATCTCCTCCATCTTAAACCAGAGCAAATCATTATCGGCGGGAATTCCAGCTTGAATATGATGCATGATACGATTGCACGTGCAATGACCCATGGTGTATACGGCAGCAAAATACCTTGGGGCGAGCTACCAAAGGTCAAGTTCCTTGCACCAAGCCCAGGATATGACCGTCATTTTTCTATATGTGAGTTTTTTAACATAGAGATGATCACAGTCGATATGAAGGCGGATGGACCTGATATGGATCAGGTGGAAAAATGGGTCGCTGAAGATGAAGCAATTAAAGGCATTTGGTGTGTACCGAAATATAGCAACCCTGATGGAATTACGTATTCAGATGAGGTGGTCGATCGTCTCGCTTCAATGAAAACGAAAGCAGACGACTTCCGAATCTTTTGGGATAATGCGTATGCAGTGCATCATTTAACAGATACACCAGATACATTAAAAGATATTTTTCAAGCAGTAGAGGAAGCGGGACATCCAAACCGCGTATTTATGTTTGCGTCCACTTCTAAAATCACATTCCCAGGATCAGGTGTTGCACTGATGGCGTCTAGTCAAGACAATAACAGCTTAACCCAGAAGCAATTATCATTTCAAACAATTGGTCCAGATAAAATCAATCAATTAAGACACCTCCGCTTCTTTAAGAATGCAGATGGTTTGAAAGAACATATGAAAAAACATGCAGCCATCATTAAGCCGAAATTTGATCTTGTTCTTTCCCTTCTTGATGAAAAGCTGGGGGGGAAAGGTATTGCTGAGTGGCACAAGCCAAACGGCGGTTATTTCATTAGTTTAAATACACTGGAACACTGCGCAAAAGCTGTTGTTGAAAAAGCAAAAGAAGCAGGTGTCACACTGACAGGTGCAGGTGCAACTTATCCATACGGGAAAGATCCACTCGATCGTAACATTCGAATTGCCCCAACGTTCCCAACACTTCAGGAACTAAAGCAAGCTATTGACATTTTGACTCTATGTGTTCAGCTTGTCAGTATCGAAAAGCTGCTTGCAAGAAAAAGTCAATCTGCCCCAACGGCATAA
- a CDS encoding alpha/beta hydrolase — MDSAMIERTYDVNGHRFYTKYRQGKREATIIFEAGYGKSCNTWRQVARDIDPELGIFLYDRLGNGSSSKNPEGRTLHDLADDLDQLLKQANIQPPYLIVAHSFGSLVSRLWASRRQEDVIGMVLLDPASEEQEQVILPLLSKEERTSYLNQFTAECTHEDFQQMLKTIKQEQKHFGMMPLLVISSGKNRLFHPAHEAWLRLHKRMLTLSSQSGWIQAQNSSHYIHHDEPHIVQLAIYDVWCAAKQPVSYYQTAN, encoded by the coding sequence ATGGATTCGGCAATGATTGAAAGAACATATGATGTAAATGGACATCGTTTTTATACAAAATACCGTCAAGGCAAAAGGGAAGCAACGATCATCTTTGAAGCAGGCTATGGAAAATCATGCAATACGTGGAGACAAGTGGCCCGCGATATTGACCCTGAGCTTGGCATTTTCTTATATGACCGTTTAGGCAATGGAAGCAGCAGCAAAAACCCTGAAGGAAGAACCTTGCATGACCTAGCCGATGATTTAGATCAATTGCTGAAACAAGCGAATATTCAGCCGCCCTATCTCATTGTGGCCCATTCATTTGGATCCCTTGTCAGCCGGTTATGGGCAAGCCGCCGACAAGAAGATGTCATTGGCATGGTGCTGTTAGACCCAGCAAGTGAGGAGCAAGAGCAGGTCATTCTGCCGCTTTTATCTAAGGAAGAACGTACTTCATATTTGAATCAATTCACAGCAGAATGTACGCATGAGGACTTTCAACAAATGCTGAAGACGATAAAACAAGAGCAAAAGCATTTTGGCATGATGCCGCTCCTTGTTATTTCTTCTGGAAAAAACCGATTGTTTCATCCAGCGCATGAAGCTTGGCTTAGGCTTCATAAACGAATGCTGACTTTATCCTCACAAAGCGGATGGATTCAGGCGCAGAACAGCTCGCACTATATTCATCATGACGAACCGCATATTGTCCAGCTTGCCATATATGATGTATGGTGCGCAGCCAAACAACCTGTCTCCTACTATCAAACGGCTAATTAA
- the namA gene encoding NADPH dehydrogenase NamA, producing the protein MATKLFSPWTIKGVTLKNRIVMSPMCMYSSYDRDGKLQPFHFVHYISRAQGQAGLIMVEASAVSPEGRISELDLGIWSDEHIEGFASLNEQIKAYGTKTAIQLAHAGRKAELEGDIIAPSSIPFDENSKTPIEMSTAQINETVQAFQAAAVRAKKAGFDIIEIHAAHGYLINEFLSPLANKRTDEYGGSPENRYRFLKEIVDAVNEVWDGPLFVRVSASDYTTKGLDIADYIGIATWLKEQGVDLIDVSSGAVVQTRIHTFPGYQVTFAEKIKEGAGIQTGAVGLITSGIQAEEILQNDRADLIFIGREFLRNPYFPKTAAEELRTTIEPLRQYDRAW; encoded by the coding sequence TTGGCAACAAAACTCTTTTCACCTTGGACAATAAAAGGTGTTACACTTAAAAACCGCATCGTGATGTCCCCGATGTGCATGTATTCATCATATGACCGTGATGGAAAATTGCAGCCTTTCCACTTTGTACATTATATTTCCCGCGCGCAAGGTCAGGCAGGACTTATTATGGTCGAAGCAAGTGCAGTTTCTCCCGAAGGCAGAATTAGCGAACTGGATCTTGGCATTTGGAGTGACGAGCACATTGAAGGCTTTGCGTCGTTAAACGAACAAATCAAAGCATATGGAACAAAAACAGCGATCCAGCTAGCCCACGCAGGACGTAAAGCAGAATTAGAAGGTGACATTATCGCACCATCTAGCATTCCATTTGATGAGAATTCAAAAACACCTATTGAAATGTCAACTGCTCAAATAAATGAAACCGTCCAAGCCTTTCAGGCTGCGGCTGTTCGTGCAAAAAAAGCGGGGTTTGACATCATAGAAATTCATGCTGCACATGGCTATTTGATTAACGAGTTTCTCTCACCTCTTGCGAACAAACGAACAGATGAGTATGGCGGTTCACCAGAAAACCGCTACCGTTTCTTAAAAGAAATTGTTGATGCTGTCAATGAGGTATGGGATGGTCCTTTGTTTGTTCGTGTATCCGCTTCTGATTATACGACAAAGGGCCTTGATATTGCAGATTATATTGGCATCGCTACATGGCTGAAAGAACAAGGTGTTGACTTAATTGACGTCAGCTCAGGTGCAGTGGTGCAGACCCGAATTCACACATTCCCTGGCTACCAAGTCACCTTTGCAGAAAAAATAAAGGAAGGCGCTGGTATTCAAACAGGAGCTGTCGGTCTGATTACAAGCGGTATACAGGCAGAAGAAATTTTACAAAATGATCGTGCTGATTTGATCTTTATCGGCAGAGAATTTTTACGAAACCCTTACTTTCCTAAAACAGCAGCAGAAGAGCTTCGTACAACCATTGAACCCCTGCGTCAATACGATCGTGCTTGGTAA